A window from Pagrus major chromosome 4, Pma_NU_1.0 encodes these proteins:
- the sirt3 gene encoding NAD-dependent protein deacetylase sirtuin-3, mitochondrial encodes MAPSVSSSVVSPVRLCCVYRSVCWTASRRLSANGLSQRSVSPAAPGAAALCRQTNSPRWDGARGLFSRGGGGAGEEQQTLEDIAKSIRERQFKRVVVMAGAGISTPSGIPDFRSPGSGLYDNLQQYDLPYAEAIFEIGFFHHNPNPFFALAKELYPGNYQPNLTHYFVRLLHEKKQLLRMYTQNIDGLERLAGIPPEMLVEAHGTFATATCTVCLKKYEGEELRPDVMSGTVPKCPTCKGVVKPDIVFFGEELPRHFFKYLTDFPLADLLIVMGTSLEVEPFASLAGAVRGSVPRLLVNRDLVGPFAWRRRPQDVVQLGDVVGGVQALVDALGWTQELDALMAAGAEKAATKTEE; translated from the exons ATGGCTCCTTCAGTGAGCTCCTCGGTCGTGTCACCTGTCagactgtgttgtgtgtatcGCAGTGTGTGTTGGACAGCCAGCAGGAGGCTCTCTGCAAACG gCTTGAGTCAGAGGAGTGTGAGTCCAGCAGCTCcaggtgcagcagctctgtgcag ACAAACAAACTCTCCCCGGTGGGACGGGGCTCGAGGGCTTTTCTCCCGTGGCGGTGGCGGTGCAGGCGAGGAGCAGCAGACCCTGGAGGACATCGCCAAGAGCATCAGAGAGCGGCAGTTTAAGAGGGTGGTGGTGATGGCTGGAGCCGGGATCAGCACGCCGAGTGGCATCCCAGATTTCAG GTCTCCAGGCAGCGGTCTCTATGACAACCTGCAGCAGTACGACCTGCCTTACGCCGAGGCCATATTCGAGATCGGCTTTTTCCATCACAACCCTAACCCGTTCTTCGCCCTCGCCAAAGAGCTGTACCCGGGGAACTATCAGCCCAATCTGACTCATTATTTTGTCCGACTGCTTCACGAGAAGAAGCAGCTGCTCAGGATGTACACGCAGAACATCGACGGGCTGgaaagat tggCAGGAATTCCTCCTGAGATGTTGGTGGAGGCTCACGGTACGTTTGCGACGGCCACCTGCACCGTCTGCCTGAAGAAATACGAGGGAGAAGAGCTGCGA CCGGATGTGATGAGCGGGACGGTCCCGAAGTGTCCCACCTGTAAGGGCGTCGTCAAGCCCGACATCGTGTTTTTCGGGGAGGAGCTTCCGCGTCACTTCTTCAAATACCTGACAGACTTCCCGCTGGCTGACCTGCTGATCGTCATGGGAACCTCACTGGAG GTGGAGCCCTTCGCCAGCCTGGCAGGAGCTGTTCGCGGCTCCGTCCCTCGCCTGCTCGTCAACAGGGACCTGGTGGGACCGTTCGCCTGGCGCCGCCGGCCTCAGGACGTGGTGCAGCTGGGCGACGTGGTCGGAGGTGTGCAGGCCCTGGTCGATGCTCTCGGCTGGACTCAGGAGCTGGACGCTCTGATGGCGGCCGGTGCTGagaaa GCTGCAACAAAGACAGAAGAGTGA
- the psmd13 gene encoding 26S proteasome non-ATPase regulatory subunit 13 has protein sequence MKDVTGYLKQQQSNSSTPEMAAEWHMLEEFYNKRLWHQLTLKLTDFVKDPCFKTGDGLIQLYDNFLSDFEHRINPLSLMEIILYVARQMTDPKDAITFLEKTKEKVKSSDEAVILCKTSIGSLKLEINDLPATKKIIEDVEEMLNNLPGVTSVHGRFYDLSSKYYRIIGNHASYYKDALRYLGCVDIKDLPETEKQERAFTLGLAGLLGEGVYNFGELLMHPVLESLRNTDKQWLIDTLYAFNGGNVEKFQGFKSAWGQQPDLATHEAKLMQKIQLLCVMEMTFTRPANHRQLTFTEIAQSAKIPVNEVELLVMKALSVGLIKGNIDEVDQKVQMTWVQPRVLDLQQIKGMKERLDFWCGDVKNMAMLVEQQAHDILT, from the exons ATGAAAGATGTCACCGGGTacctcaaacagcagcagagcaacaGCTCCACGCCGGAGATGGCGGCGGAGTGGCACATGCTGGAGGAGTTTTACAACAAAAG ATTGTGGCATCAGTTGACTCTGAAGCTGACAGACTTCGTCAAAGATCCTTGCTTCAAAACAGGAGATGGCCTCATACAG ctTTATGACAATTTCCTCAGCGACTTTGAACACAG AATCAACCCATTGTCCCTCATGGagattatactgtatgttgccAGACAGATGACAG ATCCTAAAGATGCCATCACGTTCCTTGAGAAGACCAAGGAGAAG GTGAAAAGCAGTGACGAAGCCGTCATCCTCTGCAAGACGTCCATCGGCAGTCTGAAGCTGGAGATCAACGACCTTCCTGCCACAAAG AAAATCATTGAAGACGTCGAGGAAATGCTGAATAACTTGCCCGGCGTGACGTCGGTCCACGGCCGGTTTTACGACCTCTCTAGCAAATATTACCGCATCATCGGGAACCACGCCTCCTACTACAAGGACGCTCTGCGCTACCTCGGCTGTGTGGACATCAAAGATCTTCCAG AGACGGAGAAGCAGGAGAGGGCGTTCACACTGGGACTGGCTGGACTCTTAGGAGAGGGAGTTTACAACTTTGGAGAGCTG ctgatGCATCCTGTGCTGGAGTCCCTGAGGAACACGGACAAACAGTGGCTCATCGACACACTTTACGCCTTCAATGGAGGCAACGTGGAGAAGTTCCAGGGCTTCAAGTCTGCCTGGGGCCAGCAG CCTGATCTGGCAacacatgaagccaaactgaTGCAGAAGatccagctgctctgtgtgatGGAG aTGACCTTCACTCGgcctgcaaaccacagacagcTCACCTTCACTGAGATCGCTCAGAGTGCCAAAATCCCCGTTAATGAG GTGGAGCTTCTGGTGATGAAGGCTCTGTCCGTGGGCCTCATCAAAGGGAACATCGATGAGGTGGACCAGAAGGTGCAGATGACCTGGGTTCAGCCCAGAGTGCTGGACCTGCAGCAG aTCAAAGGCATGAAGGAGCGTTTGGACTTCTGGTGCGGCGACGTGAAGAACATGGCCATGCTGGTGGAGCAGCAGGCCCACGACATCCTCACCTGA